One genomic window of Acidovorax radicis includes the following:
- a CDS encoding Bug family tripartite tricarboxylate transporter substrate binding protein, with amino-acid sequence MRCSVSPVSLSRRVGLAVGLATALGCVPQFASAQAFPSKPVRIITPFPVGGGPDGVARLVADKLSKSWGQPVVVENRPGGNGFIAIDAFKRGAKDGHDLIVLDNVHLAAYPSLFKKLPYDTAKDFDTLLPLFKTYFFFTVAANSKYKTVGDIVADAKANPGKLNYGSWSIGNPVHLGSELFESATGTQMEHVLYKETTQLYTSVSTGELSFALGSAATAGPLQRAGKLRFLAVTAPQRLASFPDVPTVGESGGPKGFEVTGWNAIAVPPGLPAAVTDKIRKDIEQALSGTDVQEKFKSFGYEPFPTTRAQFAQFVKDESQRFGDVIKKANVSLD; translated from the coding sequence ATGCGTTGTTCCGTGTCTCCCGTTTCTCTCTCCCGCCGTGTGGGCCTGGCCGTGGGCCTGGCCACAGCCCTGGGCTGTGTGCCCCAGTTCGCATCGGCGCAGGCGTTTCCGTCCAAGCCCGTGCGCATCATCACGCCGTTCCCCGTGGGCGGTGGCCCGGACGGCGTGGCCCGCCTGGTGGCCGACAAGTTGTCCAAGAGCTGGGGCCAGCCCGTGGTGGTCGAGAACCGTCCCGGTGGCAACGGCTTCATCGCCATCGATGCGTTCAAGCGCGGCGCCAAGGACGGGCATGACCTGATCGTGCTCGACAACGTGCACCTGGCCGCCTACCCCAGCCTGTTCAAGAAGCTGCCGTACGACACGGCCAAGGACTTCGACACGCTGCTGCCGCTGTTCAAGACCTATTTCTTCTTCACGGTGGCCGCTAACAGCAAATACAAAACCGTGGGCGACATCGTGGCCGACGCCAAGGCCAACCCCGGCAAGCTCAACTACGGCTCCTGGTCCATCGGCAACCCGGTGCACCTGGGCTCCGAGCTGTTTGAAAGCGCCACCGGCACGCAGATGGAGCACGTGCTCTACAAAGAGACCACGCAGCTCTACACCTCGGTCTCCACCGGCGAGCTGTCGTTTGCGCTGGGCAGCGCCGCCACGGCCGGGCCGCTGCAACGTGCGGGCAAGCTGCGCTTTCTGGCCGTCACCGCGCCGCAGCGCCTGGCCAGCTTTCCGGATGTGCCCACCGTGGGCGAATCGGGTGGCCCCAAGGGCTTTGAGGTGACGGGCTGGAACGCCATCGCAGTGCCGCCCGGTCTGCCCGCTGCCGTGACCGACAAGATCCGCAAGGACATCGAGCAGGCCCTGTCCGGCACCGATGTGCAGGAGAAGTTCAAGAGCTTTGGCTACGAGCCCTTCCCCACCACGCGCGCGCAGTTCGCCCAGTTCGTCAAGGACGAGAGCCAGCGTTTTGGTGACGTGATCAAGAAGGCCAACGTGTCCCTCGACTGA